In a genomic window of Fundidesulfovibrio soli:
- a CDS encoding MFS transporter, with amino-acid sequence MRLSPFRMLCAAGLLAILSSTMSKNPVLPLFAAHLGAGPQGIGLVGAVSPLAGVLISIPGGLLSDAFGRRRMLALSALVFASAPFAYLLVDGVWGLALARFYHGLATGIFLPVAMAAVADAHQQDRGEKMGAFSSATLAGRFIAPLLGGLALGLGFDAVYVLCGVAGIGVFLISWRLPALVEKSPPRQRPPLLQSLRETLASRSILAGCVLEAGILFAYGIFETFLPLVSLERGNPAWVTGALFSAQVLAVALTKPFFGRLSDRAGRTGQMLTGAALTALCCAAVPWVSNLAGLAVLAVGLGLALSVATSASQAFVADASTREHRGAAMGLLGSIMDIGHSTGPLLGGMAAALAGSAGAFVLGGTVLAACAAGVFRATRQPGAAT; translated from the coding sequence ATGAGGCTCTCGCCCTTCAGGATGCTCTGCGCGGCCGGGCTGCTGGCCATCCTCTCCAGCACCATGTCCAAGAACCCGGTGCTGCCGCTCTTCGCGGCCCACTTGGGGGCCGGGCCGCAGGGCATCGGGCTGGTGGGGGCCGTCTCCCCGCTGGCCGGGGTGCTCATCAGCATCCCGGGCGGGCTGCTCTCCGACGCCTTCGGGCGGCGACGCATGCTGGCGCTCTCCGCCCTGGTGTTCGCCAGCGCCCCCTTCGCCTACCTGCTGGTGGACGGGGTGTGGGGCCTGGCCCTGGCCCGCTTCTACCACGGGCTGGCTACCGGCATCTTCCTGCCCGTGGCCATGGCCGCCGTGGCCGACGCCCACCAGCAGGACCGGGGCGAGAAGATGGGGGCGTTCTCCTCGGCCACGCTGGCGGGGCGCTTCATCGCCCCCCTGCTGGGCGGCCTGGCCCTGGGCCTGGGCTTCGACGCGGTGTACGTGCTCTGCGGGGTGGCGGGCATCGGCGTGTTCCTGATCTCCTGGCGGCTGCCCGCCCTGGTGGAGAAATCCCCTCCCAGGCAGCGCCCGCCCCTGCTCCAGAGCCTGCGCGAGACGCTGGCCAGCCGCTCCATCCTGGCCGGGTGCGTCCTGGAGGCCGGCATCCTCTTCGCCTACGGCATCTTCGAGACCTTCCTGCCCCTGGTCAGCCTGGAGCGGGGCAACCCGGCCTGGGTCACGGGGGCGCTGTTCTCGGCCCAGGTGCTGGCCGTGGCCCTGACCAAGCCCTTCTTCGGCCGCCTCTCCGACCGCGCGGGCCGCACGGGCCAGATGCTCACGGGGGCGGCGCTCACGGCCCTGTGCTGCGCCGCCGTGCCCTGGGTCAGCAACCTGGCCGGGCTGGCGGTCCTGGCCGTGGGCCTGGGCCTGGCCCTCTCCGTGGCCACCTCGGCCAGCCAGGCCTTCGTGGCCGACGCCAGCACGCGCGAGCACCGGGGCGCGGCCATGGGCCTCCTGGGCTCCATCATGGACATCGGCCACAGCACCGGCCCCCTGCTGGGCGGCATGGCCGCCGCCCTGGCCGGAAGCGCCGGGGCCTTCGTCCTGGGCGGGACCGTATTGGCGGCCTGCGCCGCCGGAGTCTTCCGGGCCACGCGGCAGCCAGGGGCCGCAACGTAG